A region of the Microcystis aeruginosa FD4 genome:
TCGCCAAGGATCAACAGGGAAAACTGGCGGAATTAGCCGCTGCCCAAGAGACAGCTTAATCAGTGATCAGTGACCAGTGATCAGATTTTAGTTTTCAGTGAAATAGTATTAAGTGGCAAGTTCAGAGCTTTCTTTTCACTGATTACTGATTACTGGTTACTGTTCACTATTCACAACAAAAAGCTACCCACTCCCTGCACTTTCCCCACCGGTGCGTGAGTGCGGGTGGGGACTGATGCTGGTTCGTTCAACTCACGACTAATTCTATGCTTCCACTAAACGAAAAGCCGCACCTAAACCGACAGCGATCTCATCGGGAGAAATTTTCCCATCATGGTTAATATCGATCGCATCGAATACCGCGTCGGTTCCTGCCCATTCTTCCCGGGTGATAAAACCATCCCCATCATGATCATAGACTCGGAAAATATCTTCGGCGGCGTGTTCTAGGGTTGACTGACCTTCCAACTGGGTTAAACGTTGAATCAGCAATTGTTCTAATAATTCTAAAGCTTTGGTAAAACCTTGAATACCTTCCGTTAGTTTTTCGGAAGCCATGGCATCTTCGGCGTGCATTTTCTCAAAAGTGGCTTGATCCATGGGGATTTTGACAATATCAAGGGTTGCAGCCAATGCTGGATCGAGCTTCCGGGGTAAATCGGCTTCTGTCTCTTGCAATTGTTCGAGAAGTTTCGGAGAAATGGTTAAAAGATCACAACCAGCTAACTCGCAAATTTCACCGATATTGCGGAAACTTGCCCCCATAACTTCGGTTTTATAACCAAACTTTTTATAGTAGTTATAGATCTGGGTAACGGATTGGACTCCAGGATCTTCAGCGCCAACGTAGTCTTTACCAGTTTCTTTTTTATACCAATCGAGAATCCGACCGACAAAGGGAGAAATTAAGGTTACTCCCGCTTCCGCACAGGCGATCGCCTGATGGAAACCGAATAATAGGGTTAAATTACAGTGAATTCCCTCTTTTTCGAGGACTTCTGCGGCTTTAATGCCTTCCCAAGTTGAGGCAATTTTAATTAAGACTCTTTCTCTAGAGATAGCTGCTTGTTCATACTGGGAAATGAGATAACGGGCCTTGTGGATGGTAGCTTGGGTATCGTAGGAAAGACGGGCATCCACTTCGGTGGAGACGCGGCCGGGGACGATTTGCAGGATTTGTAGGCCAAAACCGATCGCTAGGCGATCAAAAGCTAATTTGGCCACATCTTCTGGGGTGGCCTGCTCCCCTAATTCTTTTCTGGCCGCTTGCAGGGTTTGATCGACAATCGGCTGATATTGGGGCATTTGGGCTGCAGCCGTAATCAGGGAGGGGTTAGTGGTGGTGTCTTGGGGGGTAAAAGCTTCGATCGCTTGGATATCGCCGGTATCGGCAACAACCACTGTAAATTGGCGTAATTGTTCTAGTAGGGTTTTAGCCATGACTTCTCCAGATGCGTGTTAACACGAGACTTCATCCACATCTTAGCGATTCGATCGAGAGGAAGGGGAAAAATTCCCGATTGATTTAATTCC
Encoded here:
- a CDS encoding transaldolase encodes the protein MAKTLLEQLRQFTVVVADTGDIQAIEAFTPQDTTTNPSLITAAAQMPQYQPIVDQTLQAARKELGEQATPEDVAKLAFDRLAIGFGLQILQIVPGRVSTEVDARLSYDTQATIHKARYLISQYEQAAISRERVLIKIASTWEGIKAAEVLEKEGIHCNLTLLFGFHQAIACAEAGVTLISPFVGRILDWYKKETGKDYVGAEDPGVQSVTQIYNYYKKFGYKTEVMGASFRNIGEICELAGCDLLTISPKLLEQLQETEADLPRKLDPALAATLDIVKIPMDQATFEKMHAEDAMASEKLTEGIQGFTKALELLEQLLIQRLTQLEGQSTLEHAAEDIFRVYDHDGDGFITREEWAGTDAVFDAIDINHDGKISPDEIAVGLGAAFRLVEA